The DNA segment AGCAGGTGAAGGTTAAATGACCAGTTGTACAAATGCAACGAAAGATGACACGCCTGTCACTTTGAAAAATTTTCTTTGCCCATTTACCTTGGAGAATTTAGTCTGTTTGACTGTGGGCTTCAAAGTATAATGCTAAAACTAGAGGTCACAATTCTGCTTGCTCATAAGGTCATATACATTTATGTCATTAGAGGTCACAAGCTTTTttctgcctttatttatttttgattataaGGGTCTACTGTATCTTAGTAAAAGGATCTTATAATGTATCAGTTTTCTTGCAGGTTATGTCTTCTTGGTATCTTCTTTCTGCTTTCCTGAATTTTCTGTCACTATcttaaactaattttttttttcagaaaacttcCCCAAAAAGCCAAATTTATGAAAATAGTATAGTATATGGCTGTAAATGCCCCCATGGGCTTTTTTACCAGTAAAAATATACATGTGAATATTTCCTTTAGAGGAGTATTTGAtcttttgtaataactataaatctCATGCATAATCCGAATAGTAATCTGAATGGTGCCTGTCCATGTACCAATCCCTTATATCTGTGAGACAGTaaaacttaacacacatgcagCACTGAGACCGGGTTCTTCTTCCTACCTCACCAGCTAGGGTTTCTGTTACTTTAGTTTTTTGGATTGCTGTTTATAAAAGCTATGCATGCTTGTTTTCTTATATAGTAATATCACTGGGCTACCTAATTCAGTGCAGTAAACATTGTCATGACTTCTATAAATTGTATCTCATTAAGATGCTTATATGCAAAGTCTGAATCATCCAATAACAGCTGTGATTAGTTAGGGCCCTGACTAACTATCCAGGTGATAGTTATGCTTTCATCtacaaaagtaaatatttaattaaggACAGGGTTCATGGTAGACCTCTTCCACATGGGTTGCTTTCTTATGTTTGACCATTTGTGTTAAGGAGGGATCCAAACCTTGACCCAAAAGGTTTTGACAAACAAACCCATCGTTAACCACTCTGGCTTGAGTGCCATTCCCTTACCCAGGCATTTCAAGAAAAATCCTTTTGTACCTTGCGGGTTTTGTTTAAATTGACAGTTATTTTGTAAACCCAAggtgcttttaaaattcttacttCTTTGGTGATGGCATTACTGCCTCTGGAAGGAAGTGGTGTGACACACAGCTGATTGATTCCTGTGGCTCCAGAGGACTTACATTTAAACCTTTAATGACTCAAATCCAAGACCAAGCAGAGAGAAACTGCTGTTAATGTAGAACTGCTTAAAACACTTCATTTTAGGTATTAGACTCTTGAAGCTattgtaatatttttctttacaccCAGATGAAGTTATTTGTATTTATTCACACCAGTTTCTGCTattgtttcatgtatttaaaCTAGCACCAACTTTATCCACAGTTCAAGAAAGTGTTGTCATCCTACACATAGAATCAAGGCCCTTCACTCTCAATATATGGGATGTCATAGTACTTGAGGTTGTTGCCTGCCCACTGCTGCAAGGCATCACTCAAGATTTCCTGGGACAGGTGCTGTGCAAATTCGAAGACCACAATTTGAGGCCCTGGGGGTTCCTTCACTTCCTCTTTGACATTAACTAGAGAAGGTATCCTGGGTAGAAATTTCTCTTCAGGCATAAAGTTTTCTTCACTCACATGCCTCTTCTCACTCTCAAGTGTGGTGGGAAATGGAAAAGTTTGTTTTGATTTCATGCAGCCCATGTTATGAAGAGCTCTGACTGAGTGAAGGGAAGCAGTAGCAAAGACTACTTCAATAGCATCTTTGGAAAACACCAAGCATTGTCCACTTGATACTGACCAGTGTTTTTCCTCTCCAGGACACTTCAGAAATCAATATTCACTTTCACCAATCTTCACATGTAGTGTTTTATCTGTCAAGAGAAGGTAAATTTCATTTTGAAGTCATATAATGCAAATTGTGCCCAATTAGGTAGCAAGTAGAAACAAATCTTTACTACTTTACTAAGGTATCAACAGCTTTATCTTATCAATAGAAAAGATAATCATTCAAAACTGGCAATTAAGAAATAGGAAACATTTTTTCAAGATCATGAAacttttataaaactgaaaagagtCAAACTGTTGTtaccttagatttttttttttatgtacacCAGGGTTCAGCAAACGATATATAGCCTTTGGTTGTAGTTCACCGCAGGGACAAGAACACTGGTGGGCATAATCCTGGGGAAAACTCACTGGTATGAGCTCCTTTGGCCAGGtgagatgctgagaaagat comes from the Bos taurus isolate L1 Dominette 01449 registration number 42190680 breed Hereford chromosome 2, ARS-UCD2.0, whole genome shotgun sequence genome and includes:
- the C2H2orf88 gene encoding small membrane A-kinase anchor protein isoform X1, whose protein sequence is MGCMKSKQTFPFPTTLESEKRHVSEENFMPEEKFLPRIPSLVNVKEEVKEPPGPQIVVFEFAQHLSQEILSDALQQWAGNNLKYYDIPYIESEGP